The Actinotalea sp. JY-7876 sequence GCGCGTGCGGGCGTGCGCGACGTCGTGGACCGGCAGGTCCGCGTACCGCGACTCGACCGGGCCGCGGCCGCCCAGCACGCGGTGGCGCGCCACCGTGACGACGTCGCCCAGGACGGCGCTCGCGGTCGGCGCGCCGCCCGCGCCGCGGCCGTAGAACATCAGCTCGCCGGCGGCCTCGGCCTCGACGAACACCGCGTTGAAGCCGCCGTGGACGCCCGCGAGCGGGTGGTCCACCGGCACGAGCGCGGGGTGGACCCGCGCGACGACGCCCGGGACGCCGTCGGCGCTCACGCGCTCCGCGATCGCGAGCAGCTTGATGACGTGGCCGGTCCGCTGCGCCCAGGCGACGTCCTCGGCCGTGACGGCGAGGATGCCCTCGCGGTGGACGTCGTCGACGCCGACGCGGGTGTGGAAGGCGAGGGAGGCGAGGATCGCGGCCTTCGCCGCCGCGTCGTACCCCTCGACGTCGGCCGTCGGGTCCGCCTCCGCGTAGCCGAGGTCCTGGGCCTGCTTCACGGCCTGGTCGAGGTCGAGGCCCGTCGTCGTCATCTGGTCGAGCACGTAGTTCGTGGTGCCGTTGACGATGCCGAGCACGCGCGTGACGCGGTCCCCGGCGAGCGACTCGCGCACGGGGCGGACCAGCGGGATGGCCCCGGCGACGGCGGCCTCGAAGTAGAGGTCGGCACCGGCGGCGTCGGCGGCCGCGTAGAGGGTGGGCCCGTCCTGGCCGAGCAGGGCCTTGTTGGCCGTGACGACCCCGGCACCGTGCTCGATCGCGCGCAGCAGCAGGCCGCGCGCGGGCTCGATCCCGCCCATCACCTCGACGACGACGTCGGCCCGGGTCACGAGCTCGGCCGCGTCGGTGGTCAGGAGCGCGGGGTCGACCACGGGGTCCCGGGGCGCCGAGGCGTCACGCACCGCCACGCCCACGAGCTCGAGCCGGGCACCGACACGTGCGGCGAGCTCGTCGCCCTGCGTGAGCAGGAGCCGGGCCACCTCCGTGCCCACCACGCCGCAGCCGAGCAGGGCGACGCGCACCGCGCCGTCGGGGACTGCCACCGGGGCCACCTCTCCTCGTTCCGCGCGACACGTGCCGCCGGGCGCTGCCCAGGATAGGGGCGGCCACCGGCGGCGGGACGCCGCGACCCGTCCGTGGACGTCGACCTCAGCCCACGTCCAGGGCGAGCAGGTCGTCCTCGGTCTCGCGGCGCACGATCACGCGCGCCACGCCGTCACGCACCGCGACGACCGGCGGCCGCGGGACGTGGTTGTAGTTCGACGCCATCGAGCGTCCGTACGCGCCCGTGGCGGGGACCGCCAGCAGGTCGCCGCGCGCGACGTCGGCCGGGAGGGCGACGTCGCGCACGACGATGTCGCCGCTCTCGCAGTGCTTGCCCACCACGCGGGCGGGCACCGTCGCGGCGTCGGCGGGACGCGAGACGACGGCGGCCGTGTAGCTCGCCCCGTACAGGGCGGGCCGCAGGTTGTCGCTCATCCCGCCGTCCACCGAGACGTACGTCCGGACGAGGTCCTCGTCGCCACCCACCGTCACGGGCTTGACGGTGCCGACCGTGTAGAGCGTCAGCGCCGTCGGCCCGACGACGGCCCGCCCGGGCTCGATGGAGATCCGGGGGACGGCCGTGCCGAGCCGGGCGCAGGCGTCGGCGACCGCCGCGGCCGTGTCCTTGGCGACGCGGTCGGGGTCCAGCGGGACCTCACCGGGCAGGTACGCGATCCCGAAGCCGCCGCCGAGGTCCACCTCGGGCACCAGGTGGTCCGTGAGCGCGGCCAGCTCGGCGCGCAGCTCCATGACGCGCCGCGCCGCCGCCTCGAAGCCGGACGGGTCGAGGATCTGCGAGCCGATGTGCGAGTGGATGCCCAGCAGCTCGAGCTCGGGCCGGGCCAGGACGGCCCGCAGCGCGGCGAGCGCCTGCCCGCCCGTCACCGACAGGCCGAACTTCTGGTCCTCGTGCGCGGTGGAGATGTACTCGTGCCCGCCGGCGTGCACGCCCGTGGTCACGCGCACCATGACCGGCGCCCGGACGCCGGCGCGCGCGGCGGCGTCCGCCACGCGGCCCACCTCGCCGAGGGAGTCGAGGACGATCCGGCCGACGCCGGCCGCGAGCGCGCGCTCGAGCTCCGCGTCGGACTTGTTGTTGCCGTGCAGCCCGATGTCGACGCCCGGGACGCCCGCACGCAGGGCGACCGCCAGCTCGCCGCCCGTCGCGGTGTCGATGCGGAGCCCCTCCTCGTGCGCCCACCGCGCGACGGCGACGCTGAGGAAGGCCTTACCCGCGTAGTAGACGTCGACGCCGACGCCGAGCGGCGCGAACGCGGCCTCGAACGCCGTCCGGAAGCGGCGCGCGCGGCTCCGGAAGTCCGCCTCGTCGAGCACGTAGGCGGGCGTGCCGTGCTCGGCCGCGAGCGCGCGCAGGTCCACTCCCCCCACGCTCACCGCGCCGTCCGGCCCCACCGCGGCCGACGCCGGCCAGACGGCCGGGTCCAGCGTCGGCGGGACCAGGTGGCCGGTCGAGCTCACATCCGCTCCGGCGCGCTGACCCCGAGCAGGCCGAGGCCGTTGGCGAGGACCTGCCGGGTCGCGTCGTTGAGCCACAGGCGCGTGCGGTGGACGTCGCTGACCGCCTCGTCGCCGAACGGCGTGACGCGCCGCTGGTCGTACCACTTGTGGTACGCCCCGGCGACCTCCTCGAGGTGCCGGGCGACGCGGTGCGGCTCGCGCAGCTCGGCGGCCTGGGCCACCACGCGCGGGAACTCGCCCAGCTTGGCCAGCAGCGTCGACTCGCTGACGTGGTCGAGCAGCGAGG is a genomic window containing:
- a CDS encoding homoserine dehydrogenase, encoding MAVPDGAVRVALLGCGVVGTEVARLLLTQGDELAARVGARLELVGVAVRDASAPRDPVVDPALLTTDAAELVTRADVVVEVMGGIEPARGLLLRAIEHGAGVVTANKALLGQDGPTLYAAADAAGADLYFEAAVAGAIPLVRPVRESLAGDRVTRVLGIVNGTTNYVLDQMTTTGLDLDQAVKQAQDLGYAEADPTADVEGYDAAAKAAILASLAFHTRVGVDDVHREGILAVTAEDVAWAQRTGHVIKLLAIAERVSADGVPGVVARVHPALVPVDHPLAGVHGGFNAVFVEAEAAGELMFYGRGAGGAPTASAVLGDVVTVARHRVLGGRGPVESRYADLPVHDVAHARTRYQVHLRVADRPGVLAQVAQVFAGHGVSIETVRQGPAPVGEEQAELLVMTHEASEAALSATVADIAGLPAVLTVLSVLRVEGA
- the lysA gene encoding diaminopimelate decarboxylase; its protein translation is MSSTGHLVPPTLDPAVWPASAAVGPDGAVSVGGVDLRALAAEHGTPAYVLDEADFRSRARRFRTAFEAAFAPLGVGVDVYYAGKAFLSVAVARWAHEEGLRIDTATGGELAVALRAGVPGVDIGLHGNNKSDAELERALAAGVGRIVLDSLGEVGRVADAAARAGVRAPVMVRVTTGVHAGGHEYISTAHEDQKFGLSVTGGQALAALRAVLARPELELLGIHSHIGSQILDPSGFEAAARRVMELRAELAALTDHLVPEVDLGGGFGIAYLPGEVPLDPDRVAKDTAAAVADACARLGTAVPRISIEPGRAVVGPTALTLYTVGTVKPVTVGGDEDLVRTYVSVDGGMSDNLRPALYGASYTAAVVSRPADAATVPARVVGKHCESGDIVVRDVALPADVARGDLLAVPATGAYGRSMASNYNHVPRPPVVAVRDGVARVIVRRETEDDLLALDVG